A single window of Pseudoduganella plicata DNA harbors:
- a CDS encoding alkaline phosphatase D family protein, whose product MSQSNSRRKFIRNFSLGTMAVSTLPLTACGGDGGPNTTVQISYAHGVASGDPLSDRVILWTRVTSSSTDDVEVGWTIAEDSAFAKVVNSGVVTTGASKDFTVKVDATGLAPNRNYYYRFRAHEVESPVGRTKTLPVGSVAQARFAVFSCSNYPAGYFNVYAEAAKMDDIDAALHLGDYIYEYAASGYASAEAAAMGRVSQPANEIITLSDYRRRYAQYRSDTDLQAVHARMPFIAVWDDHELTNDTWREGAENHDPATEGLFLARKQMAIQAYHEWMPIRVPDATKPDRIYRSFDFGNLLSLHMLDTRVIGRDKQLAYASYVNADKSFNTAAFTADVSNPNRQLMGAEQVSWLQGQLSKSTATWQMLGQQVLMARMNLPAPMVLAGGYPTYLNLAIKARNNPASLTDAERAQLAGPSVPYNLDAWDGYPAARETVLTMAKNLNKNLVVLAGDTHNAWASDLADVNGVAVGVEFGVPSVSSPGFETYFPKEDPATVAGGMEQLIGPLVYAETATRGFTIVTVTPTETRAEYRYVNTIKSKTYTATTGKVLRMLPGAGNRKLIAS is encoded by the coding sequence ATGTCCCAATCGAATTCGCGTCGCAAGTTCATTCGTAATTTCTCCCTCGGCACCATGGCCGTGTCCACGCTGCCGCTGACCGCCTGCGGCGGCGATGGCGGTCCCAACACGACCGTCCAGATCAGCTATGCCCACGGTGTGGCAAGCGGCGACCCGCTGTCGGACCGCGTGATCCTGTGGACGCGCGTCACCAGCAGCAGCACCGACGACGTCGAGGTGGGCTGGACGATCGCCGAAGACAGCGCATTTGCGAAAGTGGTCAACTCGGGCGTCGTCACCACGGGCGCATCGAAGGACTTTACCGTCAAGGTCGATGCGACGGGCCTGGCGCCGAACCGCAATTACTACTATCGCTTCCGCGCCCATGAAGTGGAGTCGCCGGTCGGCCGCACCAAGACGCTGCCTGTCGGCAGCGTGGCACAGGCGCGCTTCGCCGTCTTCAGCTGCTCGAACTACCCGGCCGGCTACTTCAACGTCTACGCCGAAGCGGCGAAGATGGACGACATCGACGCGGCGCTGCACCTGGGCGACTACATCTACGAATACGCGGCATCGGGCTACGCGTCGGCCGAAGCGGCTGCCATGGGCCGCGTGTCGCAGCCGGCCAACGAGATCATCACCCTGTCCGACTACCGCCGCCGTTACGCCCAGTACCGCAGCGACACCGATCTGCAGGCCGTGCACGCCCGCATGCCGTTCATCGCCGTCTGGGACGATCACGAGCTGACCAACGACACCTGGCGCGAAGGCGCCGAGAACCACGATCCGGCCACCGAAGGCCTGTTCCTGGCCCGTAAGCAGATGGCGATCCAGGCGTACCATGAATGGATGCCCATCCGCGTGCCCGACGCCACCAAGCCGGACCGCATCTACCGTTCGTTCGACTTCGGCAACCTGCTGTCGCTGCACATGCTGGACACGCGCGTCATCGGCCGCGACAAGCAGCTGGCCTACGCCAGCTACGTCAACGCGGACAAATCGTTCAACACGGCCGCCTTCACGGCCGACGTGTCGAACCCGAACCGCCAGCTGATGGGCGCGGAGCAGGTCAGCTGGCTGCAGGGTCAGCTGAGCAAATCGACAGCCACGTGGCAGATGCTGGGCCAGCAGGTGCTGATGGCGCGCATGAACCTGCCCGCGCCGATGGTGCTGGCAGGCGGTTACCCGACTTACCTGAACCTGGCCATCAAGGCACGCAACAACCCCGCTTCGCTGACCGATGCCGAACGCGCGCAACTGGCCGGGCCGTCGGTGCCGTACAACCTGGACGCGTGGGACGGCTATCCGGCCGCCCGCGAAACCGTGCTGACGATGGCGAAAAACCTGAACAAGAATCTGGTCGTGCTGGCAGGCGACACGCACAATGCGTGGGCCAGCGACCTGGCGGACGTCAACGGCGTCGCAGTCGGCGTGGAGTTCGGCGTGCCGTCGGTCTCGTCGCCCGGCTTTGAAACCTACTTCCCGAAGGAAGACCCGGCCACGGTGGCGGGTGGCATGGAACAGCTGATCGGACCTCTGGTGTACGCGGAAACCGCAACGCGCGGCTTCACCATCGTCACCGTCACGCCGACGGAGACGCGCGCCGAGTACCGCTACGTCAACACCATCAAGTCGAAGACCTATACGGCCACGACAGGCAAGGTGCTGCGCATGCTGCCTGGCGCGGGGAACCGGAAACTGATCGCAAGCTGA
- a CDS encoding M3 family metallopeptidase — MKRPQLLILAASLAFAGIVHAAPAIKLAESNPFAKPSTLPFQYPAFDKITGDAYGPAFEAGMREQAAEIDAIANNKKAPTFDNTIVAMERTGRLLNRVSTVFFNLTGANTDDGMQKLDRELAPKLSAHGDAIRLNAKLYQRIKTLYDKREKLGLNPEDKYLLERYHTDFVRAGAKLSAADKEKLKAYNAKLAELQTAFAQNVLKEANASALIVDTREELAGMSDAAIAKAAAEAKARGLDGKFAIPVVNTTTQAPLAVLTNRATRERLLAASMARGSRGGEFDNRELVLQLAKLRAERAALLGYSSHAAYMLEDQTAHDTDAVNKLLAEFAKPAVNNARREAADMQKVIDEEKGGFQLAAQDWAFYADKVRKARYAFDQNQLRPYFELNSVLENGVFYAANKVYGLTFKERKDLPVYNPDVRVWDVFDADGKQLAIFLGDFYARSNKRGGAWMNGYVNQNSLLGTHPVVANHLNIPKPAAGEPTLLTYDEVRTTFHEFGHALHGMFSNVKYPRFSGTRVPRDFVEFPSQVNEMWLAWPEVLNNYAKHYQTGAPMPKELLDKVIASSKFNEGYRTTEYLAAAILDQKWHQLGATQIPTDVLGFEARSLKDAGVDFAPVPPRYRTTYFSHVFSGGYSSGYYGYLWAEKLDADTVEWFKENGGLTRKNGDWFRSKLLSKGGTMDAMQMFREFRGRDAKIEPLLERRGLTEK; from the coding sequence ATGAAACGCCCACAACTGCTGATCCTCGCCGCCAGCCTGGCTTTCGCCGGCATCGTTCACGCCGCCCCCGCCATCAAGCTGGCCGAGTCGAACCCGTTCGCCAAACCCAGCACGCTGCCGTTCCAGTACCCCGCCTTCGACAAGATCACCGGCGATGCCTACGGCCCGGCGTTCGAAGCGGGCATGCGCGAGCAGGCCGCCGAGATCGACGCAATCGCCAACAACAAGAAGGCGCCTACCTTCGATAACACCATTGTTGCCATGGAGCGCACGGGCCGCCTGCTGAACCGTGTCTCGACCGTCTTCTTCAACCTGACCGGCGCGAACACGGACGACGGGATGCAAAAGCTCGATCGCGAGCTGGCGCCGAAGCTGTCCGCGCACGGCGACGCGATCCGCCTGAACGCGAAGCTGTACCAGCGCATCAAGACGCTGTACGACAAGCGCGAGAAGCTGGGCCTGAATCCGGAAGACAAATACCTGCTGGAGCGTTATCACACCGATTTCGTGCGCGCCGGCGCCAAGCTGTCCGCCGCGGACAAGGAAAAACTGAAGGCGTACAACGCCAAGCTGGCGGAGCTGCAGACGGCCTTTGCGCAGAACGTGCTGAAGGAAGCCAATGCATCGGCACTGATCGTCGACACGCGCGAAGAGCTGGCCGGCATGAGCGATGCGGCCATCGCCAAGGCGGCCGCCGAAGCAAAGGCGCGCGGCCTGGATGGCAAGTTCGCCATCCCGGTCGTCAACACGACCACGCAGGCGCCGCTGGCCGTGCTGACCAACCGTGCCACGCGCGAACGCCTGCTGGCCGCGTCAATGGCGCGCGGCAGCCGCGGCGGCGAATTCGACAACCGCGAGCTGGTGCTGCAACTGGCCAAACTGCGCGCCGAACGTGCCGCGCTGCTGGGCTACAGCAGCCACGCCGCCTATATGCTGGAAGACCAGACCGCGCACGACACGGATGCGGTCAACAAGCTGCTGGCCGAATTCGCCAAGCCGGCCGTCAACAACGCGCGCCGCGAAGCGGCCGACATGCAGAAGGTCATCGACGAAGAGAAGGGCGGCTTCCAGCTGGCTGCGCAGGATTGGGCCTTCTATGCCGACAAGGTGCGCAAGGCACGCTACGCATTCGACCAGAACCAGCTGCGCCCGTACTTCGAACTGAACAGCGTGCTGGAAAACGGCGTGTTCTACGCGGCCAACAAGGTCTACGGCCTGACGTTCAAGGAACGCAAGGACCTGCCGGTCTACAACCCGGACGTGCGCGTCTGGGACGTGTTCGATGCGGACGGCAAGCAGCTCGCGATCTTCCTGGGCGACTTCTACGCCCGCAGCAACAAGCGCGGCGGCGCCTGGATGAACGGCTACGTCAACCAGAACAGCCTGCTGGGTACCCACCCGGTCGTGGCAAACCACCTGAACATTCCGAAGCCGGCCGCCGGCGAGCCGACGCTGTTGACGTACGACGAAGTGCGCACGACGTTCCACGAATTCGGCCACGCACTGCACGGCATGTTCTCGAACGTGAAGTACCCGCGCTTCTCCGGCACCCGCGTGCCGCGCGACTTCGTCGAGTTCCCGTCGCAGGTCAACGAGATGTGGCTGGCCTGGCCGGAAGTGCTGAACAACTACGCCAAGCATTACCAGACCGGTGCGCCGATGCCGAAGGAGCTGCTGGACAAGGTGATCGCGTCGTCGAAGTTCAATGAAGGCTACCGCACGACGGAGTACCTAGCCGCCGCGATCCTGGACCAGAAATGGCATCAGCTGGGCGCCACGCAGATCCCGACCGACGTGCTGGGCTTCGAAGCGCGGTCGCTGAAGGACGCCGGCGTCGACTTCGCACCCGTGCCGCCGCGCTACCGCACGACGTACTTCTCGCACGTGTTCTCGGGCGGCTATTCGTCCGGCTACTACGGCTACCTGTGGGCCGAAAAACTCGACGCCGACACGGTCGAATGGTTCAAGGAAAACGGCGGCCTGACGCGCAAGAACGGCGACTGGTTCCGCAGCAAGCTGCTGTCGAAAGGCGGCACGATGGACGCGATGCAGATGTTCCGCGAATTCCGCGGCCGCGATGCGAAAATCGAACCGCTGCTGGAGCGCCGCGGGCTGACGGAGAAGTAA
- a CDS encoding M3 family metallopeptidase — MPHPRMLVLAASLALALSPMAQAASPQSSSTAATSPVAANPLLQASALPLQYPRFDQIRDEHFLPAFQAAMAEHLREVDAIANNRQPATFDNTVVALERAGLTLHRVQATFTNLQGANTNDTLDAVERDMSPQLSAHRDTIGMNPKLFKRIAALHAQRDKLGLDAESKHLLARYYKDFVRAGAKLSAQDKAKLKALNGEIATLETTFNQNVLKELNASALVVDTRAELAGMSDAAINTAAAAAKERGLDGKFVIAIVNTTGQPPLAELTDAKVRARLMQASMTRGSRGGDFDNRENVRKIARLRAQRAILLGYPNYAAYSLDDQTAKTTANVNKLLGELAQPAVNNARREGADLEKIAGAPVTAADWDFYTDKVRAQRFAFDEKQLKPYFELDNVLINGVFFAATKLYGITFRERKDLPVYNPDVRVFDVFDADGKQLSIFLADMYARPNKQGGAWMNEYVSQSSLLGTQSVIANHLNIPKPAAGEPTLLTFDEVKTAFHEFGHALHGMFSNVKYPRFSGTDVPQDFVEYPSQVNEMWAVWPEVLANYAKHYQTGAPMPKELLDKVAASRKFNMGYVTTEYLAAALLDQKWHQLTPNQIPTDVLAFEADALKGAGVDYALVPPRYRTTYFSHSFSGGYAAAYYAYLWSEKLDADTVVWFNENGGLQRKNGDWFRKTLLSRGGTADAMELFRNFRGRDAVIEPLLQRRGLTAQ, encoded by the coding sequence ATGCCTCATCCACGAATGCTCGTCCTTGCCGCCAGCCTGGCGCTGGCACTGTCCCCGATGGCCCAAGCCGCCTCCCCACAATCCAGTTCCACTGCCGCCACCAGCCCAGTCGCCGCGAATCCGCTGCTGCAGGCCAGCGCGCTGCCGCTACAGTACCCGCGCTTCGACCAGATCCGCGACGAGCACTTCCTGCCCGCATTCCAGGCCGCGATGGCCGAGCACCTGCGCGAAGTCGATGCGATCGCCAACAACCGGCAGCCCGCGACCTTCGACAATACCGTTGTAGCGCTCGAGCGCGCCGGCCTGACGCTGCACCGGGTCCAGGCCACGTTCACGAACCTGCAAGGCGCGAACACCAACGACACGCTCGATGCCGTCGAGCGCGACATGTCGCCGCAACTGTCCGCCCATCGCGACACGATCGGCATGAATCCGAAGCTGTTCAAGCGCATCGCGGCACTGCACGCGCAGCGCGACAAGCTGGGACTGGATGCGGAATCGAAGCACCTCTTGGCACGCTACTACAAGGACTTCGTGCGCGCCGGCGCCAAATTGTCCGCACAGGACAAGGCGAAGCTGAAGGCCCTGAACGGCGAGATCGCCACGCTGGAGACGACGTTCAACCAGAACGTGCTGAAGGAACTCAATGCGTCGGCTCTGGTGGTCGACACGCGCGCGGAACTCGCTGGCATGTCGGATGCGGCCATCAACACGGCTGCCGCGGCGGCGAAGGAGCGGGGACTGGACGGCAAGTTCGTCATCGCCATCGTCAACACGACGGGCCAGCCGCCGCTGGCCGAACTGACGGACGCCAAAGTGCGTGCGCGCCTGATGCAGGCATCGATGACGCGCGGCAGCCGTGGCGGCGACTTCGACAACCGCGAGAACGTGCGCAAGATCGCGCGCCTGCGCGCGCAGCGCGCCATCTTGCTGGGCTATCCGAACTATGCGGCCTATTCGCTGGACGACCAGACCGCCAAGACCACCGCCAACGTCAACAAGCTGCTGGGCGAACTGGCGCAGCCGGCCGTAAACAACGCGCGTCGCGAAGGCGCGGACCTGGAAAAGATCGCCGGCGCTCCCGTCACGGCGGCGGACTGGGATTTTTATACGGACAAAGTGCGCGCGCAGCGCTTCGCCTTCGACGAGAAGCAGCTGAAGCCATACTTTGAACTGGATAACGTCCTGATCAACGGTGTCTTCTTCGCTGCGACAAAGCTGTACGGCATCACGTTCAGGGAACGCAAGGATCTGCCCGTGTACAACCCGGACGTGCGCGTGTTCGACGTGTTCGATGCGGACGGCAAGCAGCTGTCGATCTTCCTGGCCGATATGTATGCGCGCCCGAACAAGCAGGGCGGCGCCTGGATGAACGAGTATGTGTCGCAGTCCTCGCTGCTGGGCACGCAGAGCGTCATCGCCAATCACCTGAACATTCCGAAGCCGGCCGCCGGCGAGCCGACGCTGCTGACGTTCGACGAAGTGAAAACGGCCTTCCACGAATTCGGCCATGCGCTGCACGGCATGTTCTCGAACGTGAAGTACCCGCGCTTCTCCGGCACCGACGTGCCGCAGGACTTCGTCGAATACCCGTCGCAGGTCAACGAGATGTGGGCCGTGTGGCCGGAAGTGCTGGCGAACTACGCGAAGCACTACCAGACCGGCGCGCCGATGCCGAAGGAACTGCTCGATAAAGTGGCCGCGTCGCGCAAGTTCAATATGGGCTACGTGACGACCGAGTACCTGGCCGCGGCGCTGCTGGACCAGAAATGGCATCAGCTGACGCCGAACCAGATCCCGACGGACGTGCTGGCGTTTGAAGCCGACGCGCTCAAGGGCGCCGGTGTCGACTACGCGCTGGTGCCGCCGCGCTACCGCACCACGTACTTCTCGCACAGCTTCTCGGGCGGCTACGCGGCTGCCTACTACGCCTACCTGTGGTCGGAGAAGCTCGATGCCGACACGGTTGTCTGGTTCAACGAGAATGGCGGCCTGCAGCGCAAGAACGGCGACTGGTTCCGCAAGACGCTGCTCTCGCGCGGCGGTACCGCCGATGCGATGGAACTGTTCCGTAACTTCCGCGGCCGAGATGCCGTGATCGAACCGCTGCTGCAACGCCGCGGCCTGACCGCTCAATAA